The Bacillota bacterium genome includes the window TCGAAGCCGTAGTCGAAGTCTGTGGAATTAAGCTGCGCAAAGAGATTACCGGCGATGGATGCCTTGACCTTCCCCCTTGGCCTGCCTTGCTCGATCACCAATGCTTGGTCGGCGGTGACCGAGTAGGTGCCGGCGGTGGTGTTTTGGGAGTGCAGACCCAAGACACTGAGGATTAGAAGTCCCCGATCGATTTCCCCGATCAACTGGGACAGGGAACCTTCCCGGGGGATTAGCAAAGGACCCGCGGGGGTTGGCTCCAGATTGGCCTTCTTCGCATACTTCCGGTTCAGCAAGGGGGTTTGCAGCCGTCCCTCCTTGATTACCGCCAGCCGTTTAGAAGGGATCCCCTCGTTTGTGCAGGGGGCAGTACCGTATTCGTAATCCCGCAAAGGCTCAATAAAGACCGAAAGACGGGGCGAGAAAACCTGTTCCTTGGCCCGGAAGGCTTCCAGGGTAAAGGCGCTGTGGCCCTCCACTACCCGACTTCCCTCCAGGTTGTGGCCGATGTACTGCTGCAGAAACATACCGGTCACATCGGGCATGAGGATAATGGGCATCTTCCCCGAAGTGATGGGTACGGTGGTGGGCTGTTTTAACTGGGCGGTGGTCTGGCCCACGGTTGTTAACAGATGCTGGACCTCGGCTTCGGTGGGGAGACGATGTTTACCGAAGTATTTCCCATAGATGTTGTCGGCATAAAAGCCGAAGGACCGGTTGGTTACGTGGAACGAAACGTTAAGCCCCGCACTGTTTCGGATCATCCGTTGTCCGACGCTGCTTTGGGACTGCCCGTCTAGGTTTTCAATCCCGTAGCCCTGTAGTTCCCTGCGGGCTTGGGCAATGAGCGCAAAGTGGGCCTGGACCGGGAGGTTAGCGATATCCGGATCGTAGACCTTCACTTCCGGGTACTCCTGTGGAGGAAGGATGTCCGGTTCGTCGGGATCGGTATAGGCAATGTGTTTCCATACCTTTACCCAGTGTTGGAAGTCCCCTTCGAGAATGCCGCGGTCAAAATTGGTGTAGGTGTGGCTTCCGTCAGACCAGATCAGGTGTAGATGTCCCGTTAGTTTCCGTTGACTGGAGGGGGCTGCGTAGGGTCCGCCCAGGCGATTCTCGTTCAGACCGATGGAGGTTACCTCCTGTTCGGTGACGGAATAGTGCCAGCCGGTGATGCGCAGTTCCGCCGGTACCTGGGAGGACATCTGCCCTTGGAGAGCATTGTCCAGTTTTGTGCAGAAACGGTCAAGATCTAGACGGGTCATCATCGCCCACCTCCAATGGTGATACTCTTATCCTTCTCCAGCACGATGAACAGGTTCGAGCCGCCGCCGCAGGGTACCGACTGGCTGCGCTTCCCGCAGGTTCCCGTGGCATCGACGGCCACTCCCCCCAAACCACCGGAGATCGCCCGGAGGGCCGAAAGGATCTGGCCGCTGAAGCTGGTGGCCTGGCGGGGGATCGCTTCATCCTTCAGTTCGTAGACGCCGGAGCAAGAAAAGACGAAGTCACCGGTGGCGGGGTTTACCTGCCCACCTAAAGCACCGGAGAGATATAGGATCTCTTCGTCTTTCTCTAGCAGACCTGCCTTTTCCAGCATGGGCCGCAGATCCGCCGGTGTGATGTCTTCAAAGTCCCGATCGATGGGCACCGCATTACTTACCATGAGCCGGATGTTGGACATCCGGGGCACGGGCAGATGGGCGTAGGTTTCGGCCCGGGCGGCACCGGTGTTTCGTACCCCCGCCTTACGGGCGGAGAAAACATCGGCGAGACCATCCTTAAGGACTCCGTTTTCCACAATGGTTACCGTCTCCCTGGGGACGCCATTGGCGCTAAAGGGTTGGTCTCCGTGGTCCCCCGGCAGTGGTCCATCGATGATGGAAACCAGCGGTGAGGCTACCATTTCACCGGTACGGAACCGACCATTGCGGGCCAGAATGGTGGTTTCGGCCCGGTCCACCTCCGCGGCATGGCCGAAGGCCTCGTGGGCCAGGATCATAGCCAGCACATAGTCGAGGACTAGTTTATAGTTACCTGCTTTTACCGGTTCCGCCTTGGTTAGGTTCAGGGCAATCTCGGCGGCTTTCTTGGAACGTTTCCGGAGCAGTTCCCTGCTTTCAGGTTTGATGAGTTCCCTGGGATCCACACCGCTAATGTTCGCCATGGTGCTGGAGGCCCGTCCGGCGCTGCGGGCGGAGATGCCGTTTCGGATCACACAGCGGGGAAAGGCAAAATGTACATCG containing:
- a CDS encoding TldD/PmbA family protein — encoded protein: MVKGVDPVEMRLEPYAQIKDATVKASSQLDVYAITRLQDATSLRINVVDGRLDSIQRGSIRGTGVQVFTKEGRSGFAAVDRIAGEEILGLVEQAARLAKDSPEEHIDTNTEVFNLPKTEGKRPANITYDPNTLDLDPLEQALIEINREARELGPGLSVMTGLYISYEEWRIFRSDGTDVHFAFPRCVIRNGISARSAGRASSTMANISGVDPRELIKPESRELLRKRSKKAAEIALNLTKAEPVKAGNYKLVLDYVLAMILAHEAFGHAAEVDRAETTILARNGRFRTGEMVASPLVSIIDGPLPGDHGDQPFSANGVPRETVTIVENGVLKDGLADVFSARKAGVRNTGAARAETYAHLPVPRMSNIRLMVSNAVPIDRDFEDITPADLRPMLEKAGLLEKDEEILYLSGALGGQVNPATGDFVFSCSGVYELKDEAIPRQATSFSGQILSALRAISGGLGGVAVDATGTCGKRSQSVPCGGGSNLFIVLEKDKSITIGGGR